The following proteins come from a genomic window of Streptomyces sp. NBC_01716:
- a CDS encoding oxidoreductase, which yields MTIKTFSLGGDLTINRLGFGAMRLARGTFAGPMRDTATGVTVLRRAVELGVNHIDTAGFYGGQDVWANDMIRTALTPYPDDLVIATKVGPLLGPSGVPTEQATPDRLRGLVEGDLRALGLDRLDLVYLRVGATHGPGGESVAERFAALAELREEGLIRHLGVSNVDAAQLAEARAVAPVAALQNEYLDDLALLAECEEAGIAYVPYFPLGGGHNPLDTTRLDKVAARIGATTPQVALAALLAASPTVLAIPGTGNADHLEENLGADDLTLGERDLAELRG from the coding sequence ATGACGATCAAGACTTTCTCCCTGGGCGGGGACCTGACCATCAACCGGCTCGGCTTCGGCGCGATGCGCCTGGCCAGGGGCACTTTCGCGGGCCCGATGCGGGACACGGCGACCGGCGTCACCGTGCTCCGGCGGGCCGTCGAGCTGGGCGTGAACCACATCGACACGGCCGGCTTCTACGGCGGCCAGGACGTGTGGGCCAACGACATGATCCGTACGGCGCTGACGCCGTACCCCGACGACCTGGTGATCGCGACGAAGGTCGGCCCGCTGCTCGGGCCGAGCGGTGTGCCGACCGAACAGGCGACTCCCGACCGGCTGCGCGGCCTGGTCGAGGGGGATCTGCGCGCTCTCGGTCTCGACCGGCTCGACCTGGTCTATCTGCGGGTGGGCGCGACGCACGGACCCGGTGGCGAGTCGGTCGCCGAACGGTTCGCGGCACTGGCCGAGCTCCGCGAGGAGGGGCTGATCCGGCATCTGGGCGTCAGCAACGTCGATGCCGCCCAGCTCGCGGAGGCCAGGGCCGTCGCACCCGTCGCGGCGTTGCAGAACGAGTACCTGGACGATCTGGCGCTGCTCGCGGAGTGCGAGGAGGCGGGCATCGCGTACGTCCCGTACTTCCCGCTCGGCGGTGGCCACAACCCGCTCGACACCACGCGCCTCGACAAGGTCGCCGCCCGCATCGGCGCGACCACCCCGCAGGTGGCGCTCGCCGCCCTGCTGGCGGCCTCGCCGACGGTGCTGGCGATCCCGGGGACGGGCAATGCCGATCACCTGGAGGAGAACCTCGGGGCGGACGATCTCACGCTCGGCGAGAGGGACTTGGCCGAGCTGCGGGGCTGA
- a CDS encoding DNA-binding response regulator — MRNEQVFSVQGDAELVARAGHLFESAQTEFVCAARDLDTWSQPEARAGIARRMGAAGSPGRLAVRKLLSPVALADEGARAHLREVRSRGALVRISGSLLPHETILIDRRVMILAGRETPASPTGREYTVTTSETLVEGVHSMFRAIWDTAVDLDSYLRGDVPHLDAEGRVILDALASGLTDDSSARRLGVSLRTYRRRVADLMAGLEAGSRFQAGLRAGELGLAHRP; from the coding sequence ATGCGGAACGAACAAGTGTTTTCAGTACAGGGCGACGCCGAGCTCGTCGCGCGTGCCGGTCATCTCTTCGAATCCGCGCAGACCGAGTTCGTGTGCGCCGCGCGGGACCTCGACACCTGGTCGCAGCCGGAGGCGAGAGCGGGGATCGCGAGGCGGATGGGCGCCGCCGGCTCCCCCGGCCGCCTCGCGGTCCGCAAGCTGCTCAGCCCGGTCGCGCTGGCCGACGAAGGGGCCAGGGCGCATCTTCGGGAGGTACGGAGCCGGGGCGCCCTCGTACGGATCAGCGGCTCGCTGCTGCCGCACGAGACGATCCTCATCGACCGGCGGGTGATGATCCTCGCCGGCCGGGAGACCCCCGCGTCGCCCACCGGCCGTGAGTACACGGTGACGACGTCGGAGACCCTGGTCGAGGGCGTCCACTCGATGTTCCGGGCGATCTGGGACACCGCCGTCGATCTCGACAGCTATCTGCGCGGCGATGTGCCGCACCTCGACGCCGAGGGCCGGGTGATCCTCGACGCGCTCGCCTCGGGACTCACCGACGATTCGTCGGCCAGGCGGCTGGGGGTCTCCCTGCGTACGTACCGTCGGCGCGTGGCCGACCTGATGGCCGGGCTGGAGGCGGGCTCCCGCTTCCAGGCCGGGCTGCGGGCGGGCGAACTGGGGCTGGCCCACCGGCCGTAG
- a CDS encoding O-methyltransferase translates to MVAAERIAAETGFTKSCLPEVGRLLRLAAASKPDGVVAESGTGSGVGTAWLHSGLAAGARLVTVERDEELARRASGVFADDERVSVMTGDWRLLGPVRWIFAGPERLARHLAALPKCPQETTLRALRRLAMHRTRRPGLIREDPPDRT, encoded by the coding sequence GTGGTGGCCGCGGAACGTATCGCCGCCGAGACGGGGTTCACGAAGAGCTGCCTCCCCGAGGTGGGCCGGCTGCTCAGGCTGGCCGCCGCGTCGAAACCCGACGGGGTCGTCGCGGAGAGCGGCACCGGCTCGGGAGTGGGCACCGCCTGGCTGCACAGCGGCCTCGCCGCCGGTGCGCGCCTGGTCACCGTGGAACGTGACGAGGAACTGGCCCGGCGGGCCTCCGGCGTCTTCGCGGACGACGAGCGCGTCAGCGTAATGACCGGAGACTGGCGGCTGCTAGGTCCTGTCCGGTGGATCTTCGCGGGCCCGGAACGCCTGGCACGGCACCTCGCCGCGTTGCCGAAGTGCCCACAGGAAACCACCCTGCGGGCACTTCGGCGCCTTGCGATGCACCGCACCAGACGCCCCGGGCTTATCCGCGAAGATCCACCGGACAGGACCTAG
- a CDS encoding snapalysin family zinc-dependent metalloprotease, whose translation MHIRKLTGGLVAALAVTFSLMGGQATAAPAAAQDRAAAARVVTYDAGGSAEFRSAVDRGAAIWNESVDAVELRPVAAGQRANIQVLADNGWPRALTTSLGNGTVWIGRQAVNEGHDTIRISSHELGHILGLPDRKPGPCTSLMSGSSAGTSCKNPYPNAAEKAEVEGYFGGAFARTAGSVPLNTMIVD comes from the coding sequence ATGCACATCCGTAAGCTGACCGGCGGGCTCGTCGCCGCACTGGCTGTGACGTTTTCCCTGATGGGTGGCCAGGCCACGGCGGCTCCCGCCGCGGCCCAGGACAGAGCCGCGGCCGCGCGGGTGGTCACCTACGACGCGGGCGGTTCCGCGGAGTTCAGGTCCGCGGTCGACCGCGGGGCGGCGATCTGGAACGAGAGCGTCGACGCCGTCGAACTGCGCCCGGTCGCGGCCGGCCAGCGCGCCAACATCCAGGTCCTGGCGGACAACGGCTGGCCCCGCGCCCTCACCACGTCGCTGGGCAACGGAACGGTCTGGATCGGCCGCCAGGCGGTGAACGAGGGCCACGACACGATCCGTATCTCGTCCCATGAACTGGGCCACATCCTGGGCCTCCCGGACCGTAAGCCCGGCCCGTGCACCAGCCTGATGTCCGGCTCCAGCGCGGGCACCTCGTGCAAGAACCCGTACCCGAACGCGGCCGAAAAAGCCGAGGTCGAGGGCTACTTCGGCGGCGCGTTCGCCCGTACGGCGGGCTCGGTGCCGCTCAACACGATGATCGTGGACTGA